The proteins below are encoded in one region of Brachyspira intermedia PWS/A:
- a CDS encoding AMP-dependent synthetase/ligase: MKNYTSIPSAFFETVQKMPQSPAYRYRDNNEEKVTITYKKLYDKVNAIAKAFDVKGLSKKHVAIFSENRIEWFISDMALLALGSADVPRGIDSTSDELNYIIEHSEAEAVLVENEYVFKKIEKHHKDLSLIVFLDSSKHDPDNNIYSFEKFLELGEESLNGDEEFAIKKASKLTNESTATIIYTSGTTGKPKGVILTHGNILHNVRVLPDIIKLQPGEKLLTILPIWHIYERTISYVTAIIGCFTAITNKRYLKNDFTEERPDIFISVPAIWVNIYNTVMKNIDRKSTFARNLAKFLIKRSIKYIRSVRFQNDLVYLLGDEHKSDKKSEYSIGIFDPIYHKMATKMVYSKIKELTGGKMRLTISGGGALPMYIEDFIEAVGINLVVGWGITETAPVVTLRSPFKNYRGTCGAPVPEVKIEVRDKEGNICKDGVMGVCYIKGPNIFKEYYKDPELTKQAKVDGFFNSGDLGTYTQQGEIVLTGRAKETIVLLTGENVEPQPIENKALESPYISQIMLVGQDKASTGAIIVINKENIKEHFDKQKISYDEKTLASSKDVYKLMREELDNLINYRNGFRPYEAIAKMIITDEEFTIENGLLTQSLKIKRANVMEAYKDKIDALYDKVK; encoded by the coding sequence ATGAAAAATTATACATCTATACCTAGTGCTTTTTTTGAAACAGTTCAGAAAATGCCTCAAAGCCCAGCCTATAGATATAGAGATAATAACGAAGAAAAAGTTACAATTACATATAAAAAACTTTATGATAAAGTAAATGCTATAGCTAAAGCATTCGATGTTAAAGGTTTATCAAAAAAGCATGTTGCAATATTCTCAGAAAACAGAATAGAATGGTTTATATCAGATATGGCTCTTTTAGCATTAGGCTCTGCTGATGTTCCAAGAGGTATAGACTCTACATCTGATGAATTAAATTACATAATAGAGCATAGCGAAGCTGAAGCTGTATTAGTAGAAAACGAATATGTATTTAAAAAGATAGAAAAACATCATAAAGATTTATCATTAATAGTTTTTCTTGACAGTTCTAAACATGATCCTGATAATAATATTTATTCTTTTGAAAAGTTTTTAGAGCTTGGAGAAGAAAGTTTAAATGGAGATGAAGAGTTTGCTATAAAAAAAGCATCAAAATTGACTAATGAAAGTACAGCAACTATAATATATACTTCAGGAACTACTGGAAAACCAAAAGGTGTTATACTTACACATGGAAACATACTTCATAATGTAAGAGTTCTTCCAGATATAATAAAATTGCAGCCGGGAGAAAAACTGCTTACTATACTTCCTATTTGGCATATATATGAAAGAACAATATCTTATGTAACAGCTATAATAGGTTGTTTTACAGCTATAACAAATAAAAGATATTTAAAAAATGACTTTACAGAAGAAAGACCTGATATATTTATTTCCGTACCTGCAATATGGGTTAATATATATAATACTGTAATGAAAAATATAGATAGAAAAAGTACATTCGCTAGAAATCTTGCAAAATTTTTAATAAAGAGATCTATAAAATATATAAGAAGTGTAAGATTTCAAAATGACTTAGTTTATTTATTAGGCGATGAACATAAAAGCGATAAAAAGTCAGAATATAGCATAGGTATATTTGACCCTATTTATCATAAAATGGCTACAAAAATGGTATACAGCAAAATAAAAGAATTAACAGGCGGTAAAATGCGTCTTACTATATCAGGAGGCGGAGCTTTACCTATGTATATAGAGGACTTTATTGAAGCTGTAGGAATAAATTTAGTTGTTGGATGGGGTATAACAGAAACTGCTCCAGTTGTAACATTAAGATCACCTTTCAAAAATTATAGAGGAACTTGCGGTGCTCCTGTGCCTGAGGTAAAAATAGAGGTAAGAGATAAAGAAGGAAATATTTGTAAAGATGGTGTTATGGGAGTATGTTATATAAAAGGTCCTAATATTTTCAAAGAATATTATAAAGATCCGGAATTAACTAAACAGGCAAAAGTTGATGGATTCTTCAATTCTGGAGATTTAGGAACGTACACTCAGCAGGGAGAAATAGTATTAACAGGAAGAGCAAAAGAAACTATAGTTCTTCTTACAGGTGAAAATGTAGAACCTCAGCCTATAGAAAATAAAGCATTAGAATCTCCTTATATTTCTCAAATTATGCTTGTAGGACAGGATAAGGCTTCTACAGGAGCAATTATAGTAATAAATAAAGAAAATATAAAAGAACATTTTGATAAGCAAAAAATTTCTTACGATGAAAAAACTCTTGCATCTTCAAAAGATGTTTATAAATTAATGAGAGAAGAATTAGATAATTTAATTAACTATAGAAATGGATTCAGACCTTATGAAGCTATAGCTAAAATGATAATCACAGATGAAGAGTTTACAATAGAAAATGGGCTTTTAACTCAATCTTTGAAAATAAAAAGAGCAAATGTTATGGAAGCATATAAAGATAAAATAGATGCTTTATATGATAAAGTAAAATAA
- a CDS encoding methyl-accepting chemotaxis protein: MKIYSLRFKIPVLFITAIVLSILLSLGVALFFSTKAIDDAVESGFESTSISYKNLINLWLEDNHSSMANFVTSQSLINFLLNTQDETLKVSAEEALKYFKTSKRSFINFILLDLNGNAILDSENGILNNVTMDRNDEGWKKFVSSGYNSGGEASVSKSVATGNPTYRVWAGIKDNTGRVIGVLSGNVDWSDLINGYILNVKIGETGKISIIDGNKKILAHNDNARILTTAGNNIPYDEVFKNKNGIMHYKDSSDNQKYLMSYYNVDNTDWYIIITMLEKELYSSLGRTIIFSILFGIAIIIIVTIVIVGFTRRLTSPLKEALRLANLISKGDLTFEVNNKYFGRRDETGELIKSFDNMKTSIRDIIDVANSNVALTKRTAYSLSYSNKDLATRTLNQASDLEKTAEATEEISSTIKKTAENAAIINDMMIDARNAVEEAGSIIAETAQNTSQAFEYSQKISGLVKFIEDIAFQTNILALNASVEAARAGEQGRGFAVVASEVRNLAQTTQSSVNNITSFITESNEKVKKATDSANMSRTLFEDIESKIEETTRVIADMANTTKEQLIGIDSINNAMSNMDAQTQGNSSLVSSMHESSKELEEQMEELSNAMAFFKVGAKKLEWLDQYYTHNKTIDGQHVQIIEYANKVHSALYNGVKEDVDEAFKGAINYTKYHFSEEQKIQVANKDKYHKIKEHFEEHRKFEKAIDDQYKAFKSSSDWRQVAIDFSELLAKLLIEHIGVWDKEFVRIAGIQDS, encoded by the coding sequence ATGAAAATATATAGTTTAAGATTTAAAATACCTGTGCTGTTTATAACAGCTATAGTTTTATCTATATTACTTAGTCTTGGTGTGGCATTGTTTTTTAGTACAAAAGCTATAGATGATGCTGTTGAGAGCGGATTTGAATCTACATCAATTTCTTATAAAAATTTAATTAATCTTTGGCTTGAAGATAATCATTCTTCTATGGCTAATTTTGTTACTTCTCAGTCATTAATAAATTTTTTACTTAATACTCAAGATGAAACTTTAAAAGTTAGTGCTGAAGAGGCATTAAAATATTTTAAGACTTCTAAGAGATCATTCATTAATTTTATATTATTAGATTTAAATGGAAATGCTATATTAGATTCTGAAAACGGCATTCTTAATAATGTAACTATGGATAGAAATGATGAAGGTTGGAAGAAGTTTGTTTCTAGTGGGTATAATTCAGGAGGAGAGGCTAGTGTAAGTAAATCAGTTGCCACAGGAAATCCTACCTATAGGGTATGGGCTGGAATAAAGGATAATACAGGAAGAGTTATAGGAGTATTATCTGGAAACGTGGATTGGAGTGATTTAATTAATGGATATATTCTAAATGTAAAAATAGGGGAAACTGGAAAAATATCCATAATAGACGGCAATAAAAAAATATTAGCTCATAATGACAATGCTAGAATTTTAACTACTGCAGGAAATAATATTCCTTATGATGAAGTTTTTAAAAATAAAAATGGTATAATGCATTATAAGGATAGTTCTGATAATCAAAAATATTTAATGTCATATTATAATGTAGATAATACAGATTGGTATATTATAATAACTATGTTGGAAAAAGAGCTATATTCTTCATTAGGAAGAACTATTATATTCTCAATATTATTTGGAATAGCAATAATCATTATTGTAACAATTGTTATTGTAGGATTTACAAGAAGATTAACATCTCCTTTAAAAGAGGCTTTAAGATTAGCGAATTTAATATCTAAAGGAGATTTAACTTTTGAAGTAAATAATAAATATTTCGGTAGAAGAGATGAGACAGGAGAATTAATAAAAAGTTTTGATAATATGAAAACATCTATAAGAGATATCATAGATGTAGCCAATTCAAATGTTGCTTTAACTAAAAGAACAGCTTATTCCTTATCATATTCAAATAAAGATTTGGCTACAAGAACTTTGAATCAGGCATCAGATTTGGAAAAGACAGCTGAAGCTACAGAGGAGATTTCAAGCACTATAAAGAAAACTGCAGAAAATGCTGCTATCATTAATGATATGATGATAGATGCAAGAAATGCTGTAGAAGAAGCTGGAAGTATTATTGCTGAAACAGCTCAAAATACTAGTCAGGCATTTGAATACAGTCAGAAGATTAGCGGATTAGTAAAGTTTATTGAGGATATAGCATTCCAAACTAATATATTAGCATTAAATGCTTCTGTAGAGGCAGCAAGAGCAGGAGAGCAAGGAAGAGGATTTGCGGTTGTTGCTTCCGAGGTTAGAAACTTGGCTCAAACTACTCAAAGCTCTGTTAATAATATTACTTCATTTATTACAGAAAGTAATGAGAAAGTAAAAAAAGCAACAGATTCTGCTAATATGTCAAGAACTTTATTCGAAGATATAGAAAGCAAAATTGAAGAAACTACAAGAGTTATTGCTGATATGGCAAATACTACCAAAGAACAGTTAATAGGTATAGATAGTATAAATAATGCTATGTCAAATATGGATGCTCAAACTCAAGGCAATAGTTCATTAGTTTCATCTATGCATGAATCATCTAAAGAACTTGAAGAACAAATGGAAGAATTATCTAATGCTATGGCTTTCTTTAAAGTAGGGGCTAAGAAATTAGAGTGGCTTGATCAATATTATACTCATAATAAAACTATAGATGGTCAGCATGTTCAAATTATAGAATATGCTAATAAAGTTCATTCAGCTTTATATAATGGTGTAAAAGAAGATGTTGATGAAGCATTTAAAGGTGCTATTAATTATACTAAATACCATTTCTCTGAAGAACAGAAAATACAGGTTGCTAATAAAGATAAATATCATAAGATTAAAGA
- a CDS encoding glycosyltransferase family 4 protein — MNNIKKLAILHPTFGYNGGAENVILAFSKYCHSLNIEITIYTYRLRDDVPNYIKQIKTDIKLNPFIFNKTSKFLANELINYDAVLIHNFPATIFFGLASKYAQKNNIKLPKSFWYCHEPSVRLYGHDDESYKKLQKTWDIIARYTMHLDRLGVSKIDHIMSNSIRTKEAVKRVYNREAEVIYPCITDTENIMPINKGKHFVYVGRIEKPKNLENAIIAFKSFIEKIEDKELKFIIAGKGRHENYLKKLTEKLNMNNNIIFKGFVSDEEKKELLNKSYALVMPAINEPFGLTVIEALYSSCISIISNKSGVYEIVKDLSISCNMENTDEIITSMLLAYKDKNIKNNIIHSSKSILNIFTVSSYSENVIKYIVNHL; from the coding sequence ATGAATAATATAAAAAAATTGGCTATACTTCATCCTACTTTCGGATATAACGGCGGTGCTGAAAATGTAATACTTGCATTTTCAAAATACTGTCATAGTTTAAATATAGAAATAACTATTTATACTTATAGATTAAGAGATGATGTACCAAATTATATAAAACAGATAAAAACAGATATAAAATTAAATCCTTTTATATTTAATAAAACTTCTAAATTTCTAGCAAATGAATTAATAAATTATGATGCCGTTTTAATACATAATTTCCCTGCCACCATATTCTTTGGGCTTGCTTCAAAGTATGCACAAAAAAATAATATTAAACTTCCTAAAAGTTTTTGGTATTGCCATGAACCTAGTGTGAGGCTTTACGGGCATGATGATGAAAGCTATAAAAAACTTCAAAAGACTTGGGATATAATTGCAAGATATACAATGCATTTAGATAGACTAGGTGTAAGTAAAATAGATCATATAATGTCAAATAGTATAAGAACTAAAGAAGCTGTAAAAAGAGTTTATAACAGAGAAGCTGAAGTTATATACCCATGCATAACTGATACAGAAAATATTATGCCTATTAATAAAGGAAAGCATTTTGTATATGTTGGAAGAATTGAAAAGCCAAAAAATTTAGAAAATGCCATTATTGCTTTTAAATCATTCATTGAAAAGATAGAAGATAAAGAATTAAAATTTATAATAGCTGGTAAAGGCAGACATGAAAATTATTTAAAAAAACTCACAGAAAAATTAAATATGAATAATAATATTATATTCAAAGGTTTTGTAAGCGATGAAGAAAAAAAAGAATTATTAAATAAAAGTTATGCCTTAGTAATGCCTGCTATAAATGAACCATTCGGACTTACCGTAATAGAAGCATTATACTCATCTTGCATATCTATAATATCAAATAAATCCGGAGTATACGAAATAGTTAAAGATTTATCTATCAGCTGCAATATGGAAAATACAGATGAAATAATAACTTCCATGTTATTAGCATATAAAGATAAAAACATAAAAAACAATATAATACACTCTTCAAAGTCAATATTAAATATTTTTACAGTATCATCATATAGTGAAAATGTAATAAAATATATAGTAAATCACTTGTAA
- the rlmB gene encoding 23S rRNA (guanosine(2251)-2'-O)-methyltransferase RlmB — MFITSKNTIVEAISKDLVQTLYIKFPVSKREKDIIKLAEKKKVPIKNVDKNEMEKIVGKIYSIAADIKENVEIGIESFIEKAFEKRENPLIFILDSITDVHNLGAIIRNAYFFDVAGIIMPKDNSAPINEKVYEISEGAAYHLPISIETNLNRVIDLMKDKGFWIYYASEKGETSLEDFKFNSPTAIILGNEHSGVRDILKKNSDGSVIINSATDFDSLNVSAASAIIGYAYSIYK, encoded by the coding sequence ATGTTCATAACAAGCAAAAACACAATAGTTGAAGCCATTTCAAAAGATTTAGTTCAAACTTTATATATAAAATTTCCAGTTTCAAAAAGAGAAAAAGACATTATAAAATTGGCTGAAAAAAAGAAAGTGCCAATCAAAAATGTTGATAAAAATGAAATGGAAAAAATTGTAGGAAAAATTTATTCAATAGCCGCTGATATAAAAGAAAATGTTGAAATAGGAATAGAAAGTTTTATAGAAAAAGCATTTGAAAAAAGAGAAAACCCTTTAATATTTATATTGGATTCTATAACCGATGTTCATAATTTAGGAGCTATAATAAGAAATGCATACTTTTTTGATGTGGCAGGAATTATAATGCCTAAAGATAATTCAGCACCAATCAATGAAAAAGTTTATGAAATATCGGAAGGGGCTGCCTATCATTTGCCAATATCAATAGAAACAAATTTAAATAGAGTTATAGATTTGATGAAAGATAAAGGTTTTTGGATATATTATGCAAGCGAGAAAGGAGAAACTTCATTAGAAGATTTTAAATTCAATTCTCCTACTGCAATTATATTAGGTAATGAACATAGCGGGGTAAGAGATATTTTGAAAAAAAATTCAGATGGAAGCGTTATAATAAATTCTGCTACAGATTTTGACTCATTGAATGTATCTGCGGCATCTGCTATTATAGGTTATGCCTACTCTATTTACAAATAA
- a CDS encoding methyl-accepting chemotaxis protein, with amino-acid sequence MKLNSLTFKIPLIMGLSITLSIFVITVIMFLISLKSVDIAAQNGFETTAAAYEGTANLWIEHQKSIIESFATNESIVNYLLSADEYNTQLASNTLIGFKNYRNASLHFTILNREGKVLLDSENGSLINYNNGYDSDFTLYKNNTAKMGIVKSSITGDVVYKMYADIKDNNGNVIGVLSSHIDWSDFIKHCISFAKIGNTGNIMIVDEDKNIIAHKDENQILNSLKDFKALDDMTVLKKSIKHYRDNDNKLYMMYFSPIIYPHWYIVATIAESELYSPVNSMLRHPIYIAAILILLSIIMIWIFSKYITSPIKEIVKEADNIANGDLTTIISKKHLNRKDEIGDILNSFNKMKKVIKDIIKVVNSNISQTKRTAYSLYYSNKDLSERTISQASDINATTSFMKNISLSIDESTSDMKSMSDGMIDAKNEINNAGSIIFDTAKNTELVFESSKKIGDIIKIIEDIAFQTNILALNASVEAARAGEQGRGFAVVASEVRNLALNTSESAKNITSLIEDSNDKIKKATDSANMSQKLFVEIEKKIENTTNIMKDVVVKINKQQEDVSKINNSMLSIDAKTKDNADLVELMKNSSSELEKQTNNFFSAISFFKTGVHHLDWSENYNTNNEHIDEQHKKLLNFINDIYSAIYEEDAERVKNVFNMTLDYTKYHFSDEEKLQKENADRYKKIKEHFEQHRSFENLVTRKIDELNTSNDWKNTALDMANILSKWLIQHIGVWDKEFVKMVGI; translated from the coding sequence ATGAAACTTAATAGTTTAACATTTAAAATACCGCTTATTATGGGACTTTCTATTACATTATCAATATTTGTAATAACAGTTATAATGTTTTTAATATCATTGAAGTCTGTTGATATAGCGGCTCAAAATGGATTTGAAACTACTGCTGCTGCCTATGAGGGTACAGCCAATCTATGGATAGAACATCAAAAATCAATAATTGAAAGCTTTGCTACTAATGAAAGTATAGTCAATTATTTATTATCTGCTGATGAGTATAATACTCAGCTTGCAAGCAATACTTTAATAGGATTTAAAAATTATAGGAATGCATCATTGCATTTCACAATTTTAAATAGAGAAGGTAAGGTTCTTCTTGATTCTGAAAATGGATCTTTGATAAACTATAATAATGGTTATGATTCAGATTTTACTTTATATAAAAATAATACAGCAAAAATGGGAATTGTTAAATCTTCAATAACTGGAGATGTCGTTTATAAAATGTATGCTGATATCAAAGATAATAATGGAAATGTTATAGGGGTTTTATCATCTCATATCGACTGGTCAGATTTTATAAAGCATTGTATTTCATTTGCTAAAATAGGAAATACAGGAAATATAATGATAGTTGATGAGGATAAGAATATCATTGCTCATAAAGATGAAAATCAAATTCTAAACAGCTTAAAAGATTTTAAAGCTCTTGATGATATGACTGTATTAAAAAAATCTATAAAGCATTATAGAGATAATGATAATAAACTTTATATGATGTATTTCAGTCCTATAATATATCCTCATTGGTATATAGTTGCCACAATAGCTGAAAGCGAACTTTATAGTCCTGTAAATAGTATGCTTAGACATCCTATATATATAGCGGCTATTTTGATTCTTTTATCTATTATTATGATTTGGATATTTTCAAAATATATAACATCTCCTATTAAAGAGATTGTTAAAGAGGCTGATAATATTGCAAATGGTGATTTAACTACTATAATATCTAAAAAACATTTGAATAGAAAAGATGAAATAGGAGATATTTTAAATAGCTTTAATAAAATGAAAAAAGTTATAAAAGATATTATTAAAGTTGTAAATTCAAATATATCTCAAACAAAAAGAACAGCTTATAGTTTATATTATTCTAATAAGGATTTATCAGAGAGAACTATATCACAAGCCTCAGATATAAATGCTACAACATCATTTATGAAAAATATTTCTCTCTCTATAGATGAATCGACTAGTGATATGAAATCTATGAGTGACGGTATGATAGATGCCAAAAATGAAATAAATAATGCAGGTTCTATAATATTTGATACAGCTAAAAATACAGAACTTGTTTTTGAATCCAGTAAAAAGATAGGAGATATAATAAAGATTATTGAGGATATAGCATTTCAAACTAATATATTAGCTTTGAATGCTTCGGTAGAGGCGGCAAGAGCAGGAGAACAGGGAAGAGGATTTGCTGTTGTTGCTTCTGAAGTTAGAAATTTGGCATTGAATACATCAGAGTCAGCTAAGAATATTACTTCTTTAATAGAAGATAGTAATGATAAAATTAAAAAAGCCACTGATTCTGCTAATATGTCCCAAAAGTTATTTGTTGAAATAGAGAAAAAAATAGAAAATACTACAAATATAATGAAAGATGTAGTTGTAAAGATTAATAAACAACAGGAAGATGTTTCTAAAATTAATAATTCTATGCTTAGTATAGATGCCAAAACCAAAGATAATGCCGATTTAGTTGAGCTTATGAAAAATTCTTCATCAGAATTGGAAAAGCAAACTAATAACTTTTTTAGTGCTATAAGTTTCTTTAAAACAGGTGTTCATCATTTGGATTGGTCAGAAAATTACAATACTAATAATGAACATATAGATGAACAGCATAAAAAATTATTAAATTTTATTAATGATATATATTCTGCTATATATGAAGAAGATGCTGAAAGAGTAAAGAATGTATTTAATATGACATTGGATTATACAAAATATCATTTTTCAGATGAAGAGAAACTACAAAAAGAAAATGCTGATAGATATAAAAAAATAAAAGAACATTTTGAACAGCATAGAAGTTTTGAGAATTTAGTTACTAGAAAAATTGATGAACTTAATACTTCAAATGACTGGAAAAATACAGCTTTAGATATGGCGAATATCTTGAGTAAGTGGCTTATTCAGCATATTGGGGTTTGGGATAAAGAATTTGTAAAAATGGTTGGAATATAG